A stretch of the Osmerus mordax isolate fOsmMor3 chromosome 12, fOsmMor3.pri, whole genome shotgun sequence genome encodes the following:
- the pttg1 gene encoding securin, with product MASINFAERENARLHAPNFKIRQRLASAPPDVLKTPFTGKKLHTPILSGRKALGAINKIALTPAVRHERTKLLETWKEPKIKTALLTKVDDYPDIERFIPYDPLEFEKYVVPEDVVRLGHLALPGLAFPQTPYPPKEDLEVLETQFLSPVKNTHRPDCSSELDAFLQTINELTVDMPPELPDSM from the exons ATGGCCTCCATAAACTTTGCCGAGAGAGAAAATGCAAGGCTTCATGCACCAAACTTTAAGATCAGACAACGGCTAGCGTCTGCTCCCCCAG ACGTCTTGAAGACTCCTTTTACTGGGAAAAAATTACATACTCCAATTCTATCTGGTCGCAAGGCTTTGGGAGCCATCAACAAGATCGCCCTTACTCCAGCTGTCAGACATGAGAGAACCAAATTGCTGGAGACTTGG AAGGAACCAAAAATTAAAACTGCTCTCCTGACCAAGGTGGATGACTACCCAGATATTGAGAGGTTTATACCCTATGACCCACTAG AGTTTGAGAAATATGTTGTCCCTGAGGATGTGGTTCGTCTGGGTCACCTTGCTCTGCCAGGATTGGCCTTTCCACAAACACCATATCCACCCAAGGAGGACTTGGAAGTTTTAGAGACTCAGTTTTTGTCTCCTGTAAAGAACACACACCGCCCAG ACTGTTCTTCAGAATTGGATGCCTTCCTTCAAACTATCAATGAGTTGACTGTAGACATGCCTCCAGAGTTGCCTGACTCAATGTAG